A window from Rhizosphaericola mali encodes these proteins:
- a CDS encoding Gfo/Idh/MocA family oxidoreductase, with protein MKVINVGILGFGKGAQIYNAPIIQSVKGFNLKKGKTNNPTSVDYAKEHFPEMEVVSTDDDILDDADIQLVIIVTSNTSHFSLAKAALEKGKNVIVDKPFTITTAEADELIALANEKHLMLTVHQNRRFDGDFQTLHKLLESNKLGNIATFEIHFDRFRNEPKLNAWREEDIPGSGVLYDLGAHIFDQAVQLFGLPQSIMGDVFCQRKFSKAVDAFNVIWKYDSGLRIVLTASMLVAQDMPHYVLNGDNGSYVKYGMDPQEDALRTGEKPSENPNWGVENPANYGKLVYFDKNKKVEEVVPTEIGDYRLFYQNIYDHLTDGAQLKVQASESRNIIRLIELAMQSTAENKWINWF; from the coding sequence ATGAAAGTGATTAATGTTGGAATTTTAGGTTTTGGAAAAGGTGCGCAGATATACAATGCACCTATAATTCAATCTGTTAAAGGATTTAATTTAAAAAAAGGAAAGACAAATAACCCTACAAGTGTTGATTATGCGAAAGAACATTTTCCAGAAATGGAAGTTGTATCAACGGATGATGATATTTTAGACGATGCTGATATTCAATTAGTTATCATTGTAACTTCTAATACTTCACATTTTTCCTTGGCAAAAGCTGCATTGGAAAAAGGAAAAAACGTAATCGTAGACAAACCATTTACCATCACCACTGCGGAAGCGGATGAACTCATTGCGCTTGCTAATGAGAAGCATTTGATGTTGACGGTTCATCAAAACAGAAGGTTTGATGGAGATTTTCAGACTTTGCATAAATTATTGGAAAGCAATAAATTAGGAAATATTGCAACGTTTGAGATACATTTTGATCGGTTTAGAAATGAACCAAAATTGAATGCTTGGCGAGAAGAAGATATTCCAGGTTCGGGTGTATTATATGATTTGGGGGCACACATTTTCGATCAAGCAGTGCAACTGTTTGGTTTGCCACAATCGATAATGGGCGATGTCTTTTGCCAACGTAAGTTTAGCAAAGCCGTTGATGCTTTTAATGTCATTTGGAAATATGATTCTGGTTTGCGTATCGTATTGACTGCAAGTATGTTAGTAGCGCAAGATATGCCACATTATGTGCTCAATGGAGATAATGGGAGTTATGTAAAATATGGAATGGATCCTCAAGAAGATGCTTTGAGAACAGGAGAAAAACCTTCTGAAAATCCGAACTGGGGTGTGGAAAATCCTGCTAATTATGGCAAATTGGTATATTTCGATAAGAATAAAAAAGTAGAAGAAGTCGTCCCAACAGAAATAGGAGATTATCGACTATTTTACCAAAATATCTATGATCATTTGACAGATGGAGCGCAATTGAAAGTGCAAGCGTCGGAATCCAGAAACATCATCCGATTGATAGAATTAGCTATGCAAAGTACTGCTGAAAACAAATGGATTAATTGGTTTTAA
- a CDS encoding BlaI/MecI/CopY family transcriptional regulator, with protein sequence MKLLSSNKPSEGELEILQILWKKEAATVREVYEEISLNKECAYTTTLKLMQIMFDKQLVVRDNSQKTHIYKPNVSKEKTQKLMLGKMVNSLFAGSTSQLILQALGSEKPSDAELEQIQDMLDKLKSE encoded by the coding sequence ATGAAATTGTTATCATCCAACAAGCCTTCAGAAGGGGAATTAGAAATATTGCAAATTCTTTGGAAAAAAGAAGCGGCAACGGTACGTGAAGTTTATGAGGAAATTTCTTTAAATAAAGAATGTGCTTATACAACTACATTAAAATTAATGCAAATAATGTTTGATAAACAATTAGTTGTAAGAGATAATTCTCAAAAAACACATATTTACAAGCCCAATGTATCCAAAGAGAAAACGCAAAAATTAATGTTGGGAAAAATGGTCAACAGCTTATTCGCCGGCTCTACTTCTCAATTAATATTGCAAGCTTTGGGTTCGGAAAAACCTTCGGATGCGGAACTCGAACAAATTCAAGACATGTTGGATAAGCTAAAAAGCGAATAA